The Verrucomicrobiia bacterium genome segment GGCAGCGACTGCTGGGGCTGGACCGCACCGGACGGCACGGAGTACGCCATTATGGGGGTGCGGGATGGCATCGCCGTGGTGAACGCCCACACCATGCAGGTAAAAGGGGTTGTTCCCGGGCCGCAGACCCCGGCCACCTACTACTGGCGGGACGTGGAGACCTACCGGCATTATGCCTACGCCGTTTCGGAACTCTCCGGCACGAATCAGGGAATATCGGTGATCGATTTGCAATATCTGCCGGACAGCCTGCACTTTGTGGGGAGTTTTCCTCTTAATTTGGCCGGAAACGTGACCGCCCATACCATCTCCATCGACACGCTCAAGGGATTTGCCTACTGCGAGCGGAGCGGGCTCGCCGGCCAACCGATTGTGATTTTGAGTCTGGCCAATCCGGAAACGCCCGCGTTCGTCGGCAGCTTCGGCCCGGCGGGCGGGCAGTCCATCCACGATATGTTCGCCCGCAACGATACCGTCTTTGTAGCGGAAGGATACGACAGCCTGTCACAGGGGAGCTGGTCGGTCTGGAATTGCGCCAACAAGGCCGCCCCCGTGCAGATTACCCGGGTCATCTTTCCCGGCGCGGGCTACGTTCATTCCGCCGTGGCCACCGAGGACCGGAACTGGCTTTTGACCACGGAGGAAATCCCCGCCGGCAAGACGATGAAGCTCTGGGACATCGCCGATTTGGGGAATATCGACCTGCGCGGGCAGTATATCGGCGCGGCGCAAAGACCGCACAACGTCTATCCCAAGGGAAACCTCGTTTTCGTTTCCCATTACGAGGCCGGGGTTACGGTGGTGGATATTTCCAACCCGGATACGCTGGTGGAGGTGGCCCGCTACGATACCTATCCCGCTTCGGACTTTTCGAACTACCGCGGCTGCTGGTCGGCCTATCCCTATACGGCCAACGAGTATGTCTATGCCTCCAATCTGGACGGCTGGCTGTTCGTTTTGCGCTTCGGACAGGTGGGGGATTTGAATTTTGATTCCATGCTTTCCCCTGCGGACGTGGTTTTGGCCCTGAATTGCATCTTTTCCGGCACCGGCGACTGCCCGCCGGAGATACTGGACGCCAACTGCGATGCTTCCATCACCCCGGCCGATTTGGTCTTGATTTTAAACGCCGTCTTCGGCGGCCAGCCGTTTCCATGTTAACGTAGCCCAAAAAACTTCCCAAATAAAAAGCCGCCCCAAACGGAGCGGCTTTTTTCTTGACACGGTGTACAAATCCCTCTAAAGGGGCAAGTCCCCGTGCCTGTCCGTTTTTGTTTTCATAGGGGCGAACCTTGTGTTCGCCTGTCTTTGTTTTTTTGTCTTTCGTAGGGGCACAATATATTGTGCCTTTTTCCCCTCTCCGCATCGGAGAGGGGGCCAGGGGGTGAGGTTGCAAATTCACCCCAACTTCGGGTGAGAATTTCACAGCGGGTCTTTGTAGGGGCAGACCAATGTGTCTGTCCTTTCCCTCCTCCAAAATCACAACTACTTCGGAGGGAATTTCGCAGGGCGGGCCTTTAGTAGAGGGACGTGGCAAGGGCCAACCCCCAAGCCGCAAACCCTCTTTAACAGGGGTTGGGTTCGGGGTCAAATCTCGATTCTCGATTCTCCAATCTCTGTATTTCGTGCATCGGGTCGGCATCGGCGCAACTGGCGTGTCCGGGCCGAACCCCAAAAGGAGACCGAAAGCCGGTACCGACCATAATCCACGGCTTTACCTCCTTATGGGGTTGATT includes the following:
- a CDS encoding choice-of-anchor B family protein, whose protein sequence is MRQSSACGFKFLLAATCLFALAQTLDAASYRLWLKDKIRFPYSTATGDTTGGSDCWGWTAPDGTEYAIMGVRDGIAVVNAHTMQVKGVVPGPQTPATYYWRDVETYRHYAYAVSELSGTNQGISVIDLQYLPDSLHFVGSFPLNLAGNVTAHTISIDTLKGFAYCERSGLAGQPIVILSLANPETPAFVGSFGPAGGQSIHDMFARNDTVFVAEGYDSLSQGSWSVWNCANKAAPVQITRVIFPGAGYVHSAVATEDRNWLLTTEEIPAGKTMKLWDIADLGNIDLRGQYIGAAQRPHNVYPKGNLVFVSHYEAGVTVVDISNPDTLVEVARYDTYPASDFSNYRGCWSAYPYTANEYVYASNLDGWLFVLRFGQVGDLNFDSMLSPADVVLALNCIFSGTGDCPPEILDANCDASITPADLVLILNAVFGGQPFPC